A region from the Pseudomonas sp. KU26590 genome encodes:
- a CDS encoding phage tail protein encodes MKDLNHYVGDDLSLSPTGSLSPVEGMERGKQRILRRLITNPGDYLFHPEYGAGLGRYVGALMNIPEIIAMIRGQILLEECVSKQPAPVISVSSSNETLSVNISYTDAPLGEPVTLSFEVNR; translated from the coding sequence ATGAAAGACCTGAACCACTACGTCGGGGATGACCTTTCACTGTCTCCGACCGGCAGCCTGTCGCCTGTCGAAGGCATGGAGCGCGGGAAGCAGCGGATCTTGCGGCGGCTGATCACCAACCCCGGCGATTACCTGTTCCACCCCGAGTACGGCGCTGGCCTCGGCCGGTACGTTGGCGCGCTGATGAACATCCCGGAGATCATCGCGATGATCCGAGGGCAGATTCTGCTCGAAGAGTGCGTCTCAAAGCAGCCAGCACCGGTCATTTCAGTTTCGTCTTCCAACGAGACACTTTCCGTCAATATCAGCTACACCGACGCGCCCCTGGGTGAGCCGGTGACGCTCTCGTTCGAGGTAAATCGCTGA